A section of the Pristiophorus japonicus isolate sPriJap1 chromosome 4, sPriJap1.hap1, whole genome shotgun sequence genome encodes:
- the LOC139262184 gene encoding ferritin heavy chain, oocyte isoform-like: MVSQVHQNYQQDCEDAVNKQINMELYSSYVYLSMSYYFDRDDVALRHFAEFFKEQSHEEREHAEKLMEFQNRRGGRIILADIKKPEQDEWSNGLEVMQRALQMEKNVNQSLLDLHKLSTGSTDPHLCDFLETHYLDEQVKMIKQLGDHITNLKRLGAPENGLGEYLFDKHTLGGSD; the protein is encoded by the exons ATGGTCTCTCAAGTGCATCAGAACTATCAGCAGGattgtgaggatgctgtcaacaagcagatcaacatggagctctattcctcctatgtttatctctctatg TCCtattactttgaccgggatgatgttgccctgcgtcactttgctgagttcttcaaggagcagtcacatgaggaacgtgagcatgctgagaaactgatggaattccagaatcgccGTGGAGGCCGGATCATCTTGGCGGACATCAAG aaaccagagcaggatgagtggagcaatggtctggaggtgatgcagagagctctgcagatggagaagaatgtgaaccagagtctgctggatctgcacaaactctccactgggagcaccgaccctcat ttgtgtgacttcctggagacccactacttggatgaacaagtgaaaatGATCAAGCaacttggagatcacatcaccaacctgaagagactgggagcccctgagaatggcctgggagagtacctgtttgacaagcacaccctgggtGGGAGTGACTAA